aataaaaaccacattttatttacataaattacaagaaagcacaaactggttcaccagAATCTACATTAAAAACGTCTTGtatatattacatttaacagaTTTACTATAATTTACTCCATTGTTGCAAGTAAAATCCTCAAAAACAAGGGCTATATGCGACTTTATTGgcatctcatttaaaatatgctacgagtaaaagaacaaaagaaaataatcgGGACATTGTACTCACAGCACTTTGAGGACAACAAAGTCAGGACGATCATCTGTGTGACCTCTTCGATATCTGAGACACCTGACTCAGGACTAGTGATTATATAACTTTGTTTACAATgcttggcaaaaaaataaaataaaatataactcaGCTGATCTTCACAAAGAGGATGTTGTGGAGTCCACCACCTCCCGTCCATTACACACTGTTGGAACAACATTGGAGGCCGATGctgcaaaacataaaaaataggATATTTTGTGTAATGTCAGCAGTGTAGTTACAGTTTGTGATATATGCCAAAATTACTGTACTATGTAACAACCCAAAGAGGCACCTGGGTCCCAGATGCCCCTTCGAAGCATGATAATTAACTCATGGATGATGTGGAATGCAATGCAGCTTGGTTTTTTCTACTTATGATATGTATATTGAAGCactgtattttcacttaattatcataaaattattatttttttattatgtatgactttaaaaaaaaatgttaactaTGTGTAACTCCCAGTGTCACAAGTATGACAGACAAGTGTGACACAGTGATAAAGCATGTAGCAATATTTTCATAATAATATcaattgtattattattatttaatatttgtttCAGTTTCACGAGTTTTGCTGTATCTTGGGTGGTACCTTGAGAAAAACTGGAGCCGGGGCCAGTGTTTACACTGAAGCGGGTGGTGTTCACCCTGAGTGTACTGACATTCTTCTGTGGCTGGAACAGGATGATGTGGATCTTGGGAGCAAAGAGGCAACCCAGTACCACCGACCCACTGAGACTGACGGAGATACACATGGTAGTGGTCTGTACCTGGAGGAGGAAACAAAAGGTAATAATTTTACTCCTAAAACCCCAAACTGTTGTGTTTCAGAGGTACAAAAATATGTACATTAAGTGAAAAGTGAAGTCACATTTCTAGATTGCCAGTTATTGAGGGAATTCCCGTATACCTCAGAAGTGCTACTCTTATTTTCACACCTGTGGTTGAAAACGCCCGAAAGTTGCTAACTCTGTATATGGAGGACCATTTTTGCAGCTCAAGAGCATTCATTCTGAGCAGAAAAAAACCTCTGAAGTCAGAAAAGAAATGATAAGTACGTCTTTCATAATTCAGAATCAAAGCCAGGTGCTACAGAGGAGGAAGGGGATTGTTTGTCAGCTGAGATTTCTAACTAGAGGTGTTAAGCGATCTGTTTATTTCCCTGTCAATCAACTGCGTAACCCTCGCTCCTTTTCGGCTCACCCTGCCCACATCTTGCTATGCATCTTCAGTCTGCTTCTTGCTTTCCAACGCTTTCACAGTcttctttttagtttttctcAGTGAGAAGATATAACACAGCAACATGGCAGGTGCATTTCTTTTTCGCAAGACGCAGCAGGTGTCTGTCATCAACCTGAATGCTAATGTCGATATTAAAATATTGTGGGTACCAAGTGAGATGCTGTGCACTGACAGCTCCGCGGAAAAAGCTCCGCGAGTTGAGACAGAGATGTAACTGGCACAGCGTCAGTTTACCTGGTTTATTTTTAAGGAATATTGTTTAATTATTGCGTCGGTTTCTTACTCTCTCTGTCAATTCATGACTTGAATATTGATTTTATGACTAATCAAGAAAAATATCTACAGGAAATTATTGATATGTATACTGTATTTCACACTTTTGAAACATAGTGGTTAATCACTATGTGTGGTCATGTACCATGTAGTGTGAAACAGCTATATCACTAAACTGACCTTTAGCTGCATCGAGTTTTTTAAGTTGCCATCTGCAGTGAATTCAACATTAAGATTCTCCTCACACCATCTTTGAAATACAGTGCACACTGACAGGCTCAGGTGCTGTGTTGTAATGTAAATTCACAAAGCCTCAGATTCCCATTTTTTCACTATATATCTGAACTGTAGTTTTCAAAACATGGAGTAAGTGTAACGTACGGATGCATGGCGgctgtttaaaaataataatctcaCCAATCCCAACATGGACAAAGGCTAAATACTTTTGGTCTTGAATAACACCATGGACAATACTGCATAGAAATAACCTGTTAAGTGGTTTTAATAATTCACAAGTTGTTACAGTGAAAGAGCACAAGGAAGAAGAGGACAAGGAATCTGCTTTTCCCCTTATATTTCCCCAGATGTGTTATATTCTGGAGTGTGGTGGGCAGGATATGGAGCATGGCTGCTACAGTCTCTCTTCAACCTTGTTTTTCGCTGTGTTGACCTTTGATGGTGCTGTTTTTGTTGCACAAATACAGCATTGTGTCTGTGTTCAGCTAACTTAATTCCTACAGAGACCCTCTGAGATGAGAGATGAAATTCCTCCTTTTTATTGCAGTTTGTACTGTGCATTTATTGAAAAGCTTTACCGGAGTCTTCCAAGTCTGGCATGGATGCCGAATTTGTTAAAGTCACAAGTAATTTAAAGATCAGTTTAATTTGATATTTAGATTTTGAgagagggttttttgtttgtttttcaaactgCTGAACTTTAAACTTTGGACAGTGAACAGTTACTTGCTATGCATTTGGTATTCAAGGAATTTGTGATTCACCTCTTGCTTAGTTTGATTGTGTCTATCTATATATCTGTATGGTTACTATATATTTAGTGGTGTTACACTAATTTTAGCAGATGGCAAGTGTACCcggcctctcgccctaagacagctgggataggctccagcgccccccgcgaccctgaaaggGATAAGTGGAGGTGAATGGATGGAGTTTGGAGCTGAAGGAAATCAAACACAATTTAGGAAAGGTCTGTCTCAACACGCTTCTTGATAGACTTCACAAGCAGTAGTTACTTTAAGTATTTTCTGTAGCCTTCGGTGATTTTGTAGAAGCACTTTGAGTTTTAACAGTAGTAGCTATTTAATTAGCTTGCATTTGCTGCTGAGATGACCAGCACTGGCATAAGACAGGAGCCCTCTTCCCCCAGCGGTGTGGAGAGCAtcttaaatatttcatttgatAATCAAATGTGTTATTCATGGCTCAGTAGATTGTATTTAGCTTAGTTTAACATTTCATGACTGCCTACTACAGATCTGTATTTGTTATTCAGCTGGAGGTTTGCATCAGGCTGTGACAACAATTTGAGAAGAAGTGTAAAGCAAGGACAACGCTGGTAATGTGTCCCTGCCTGTGAAAAACTAGAGACACTGTGCCAACTCAGTTGCTTCAGTAATTATTCATCGGTCAAAGGGGAGATTTGCGTCTATCTGATGAGCCTGTTCAGGCTGCGAATTACGTTGCCTACGGGGCCTGGAGGAAGGGTTCCTCTGAGCCTCACTACAGTCCCAAGACAGAAAGCACAGCTGGGACTCAGCAGCCCAGTCTTTCACACTCCATTCCACACAGCTACGCACAGGGACACACAGGGACTTTCAGTTCCCTAGCAGCCCTCATGGTCTAGCCTGTCTTCGCCATGTTTCTGTAGAGGCAGCTGTGTCAGGAGGTTCCGCTGTCTTTCTCCCTTCTGCCTCTGTCTCATTGCACGTTGTTCAGATCCCAGTGGGATGAACCCACACAGCTCAGGCCACCTTTTCTCTGAAATTCTATCAGTTCAGTGTATGATCCTATTCAGCAGATGTCTGGCTGGCTGTCTGCCTGCCAGTTATTTCATTTAATCATAAGTACTGTATAAAATGAGAGTGAAAACAATGTAACCAAAACCATAGCGCACAGCACATTTTCACCAGAGAGGCTCTATCTTTGAAGTTCTGTTAAAGTTTTACATGAGGTGCACAGTCTCATTAATGGGTTGCTCTCACTCCCCACgttattatttaaacattaGAGGTAAAATAAGGTAGTGAAAGTGTGCTGATAAtcataaaaaattaaagcaacTGTAATAAAGAATACATATTGTTGGGAGCCACAGGCGATGCAGATATTGCTGAAAACTGAATCGATATCAACTGGCATTGCATATAAAATTCAAATTCAAGCCCAGACAAATTATCATTATCTACAAGGATGTATTCTGGTCAGACTATAGAAATCTAAAGCCAtctgaataaataatttattgcaAATGATTATCGTCCCGTGTGTGATTTAGAGAAGCATTAATTAACAGTCCGTGATAGTAAGAAGCCTGTGCATTCCCCAACTTGCATTAAAAGGGCTGTGTGTGCCTGCTCGAGGAGCAGGTATAAGCTCAGTTAACTCACCCTGTAGTCACTGGCAGTAACATAGAAAATGGGCTGGAAAGCCAGCCAGATGATGCAGGTGGTGTACATGGTAAAGCCGATGAACTTGGCCTCATTGAAGTTCTCGGGGCATTTGCGGGTTTTGAAGGCGTAGACTGTGCAGAGGATAATGAGGATGCAGTTATAAGTGAGAGACATAAGCATGCTGGAGTCCTTGCTGTTACACTTCAGGGTGACCACATCTCTCCTCTCTGGGTTCACTTCCTTCCTCACCCCTGGGGTCTCCACCAGCAGCCAGACCACCACCACTACCAGCTGGCAAGAGATCAGAGCACCACAGATGGCAACCTGGGAAGCTGGGCTGATAAAACGAGGCCTCTGGGCTCCATCCTTCACTCCACTGAAGATCCGAGCAATGCGATTGGTCTTGGTTAAGAGGGCTGAGTAGCAAACGGCAAAAGAGGTGCCTAAGCCTAGCCGGCGTAGCGTGCACACAGCTGTGGAAGGTTTGGCGATGTAGATGAATGTCATGCAATAGCACATCAGCACTCCAAGCAGAAGAATGTAGGAGAGCTCACGTCCACTAGCCTTCACTACTGGTGTCTCATTGTGTTTAAGGAAGAGGCCAATAACAAAGAGTGTACACATGATCCCTAGACATGCAATGGTGACAGGGCCAATGGCCCAAGCATCTTCCCAGCGGATGTACTCCTCAGGCAGATCATAACAGCCTGTCAGGTTGGCCAGGGGCCACTGTCCAAAGCTGCAGTCAGCACAGGTAAACTCATCGTGCAAGTACTGGTAGGGCTGACAGGGGATACAGATCCAGCAGCACACATCTCCCGGCTGCATACTCTTCACTTCATTCTTCCTGCAGGGGTCACTACACTGGGAGGTGGGCGCAACATCACCAGGCCAGGGAATCAGGCTGTGGTTCAGGCTCAGGCTTTGAGCCCAGTAGCCGACTTTACGGTAGACATAGCGTTCCCCGTCTTTGTGGTAGTGAAAAATGTTGTAACGACCAAGGCTGTCTCCAAAAGTATCAAAGCGGACTATATTGTCTCTGTCTGGAGGACGAAAGGGGGCTGAAAGGAATAGGGAAAAAATATTATGCAATAGTAACAGATGTAAGAGACTCATCATAAAGAGTTTGGGACTACGGTATAAAATGTAAGGTATAAATATCTAAATTGGTCACCTTTGTAACAGTTTAACTATTCAATTGTTTTAGAGTAACAACACTGCGGACTGTGAACTCATATGTTATGCAACTCATTCTGTTTGTTCTGAAAGGAGTGTCGTATCTTTTAATATTTGCCCCTCAATATAGACTCCATGACTGTGAAAGGACACAGGTGCAAACTGGCAATTTACATGATGGAAGTCACAGTCTGAGTCTGTTCCTGGATTGAACAATAGGATGGAGATTCAGAACACACAGGACCTTATATGGCAAAATGTAAATTCATGGAAATCAAAGCAGAAATGAGCTATCATCTAAAAAACTGAAAGGTTACCTGCTTATGAAAATTAGTGCTTGGGCAAGCTGTTAGTGATAATTTTCAGTACTGGTTAATCTACCTgatattttctcatttatttaaataaaatgttaaaaggcTGTAAATGATGCCTTTGTTGTTTACTTGAGTATGAGGTCAATTTTTAATCACCATTACTCATTTAATCTCTCTATTAAAAGTGATAATACTAATATATTACTCAACTTattatttcttaaaattacaGTTAATAAAATTGCAATCAAGTAGCTGCTTCAGTTAAACAGCCATTCTTTTACATACACTGTAGAGTTCCTCATTCAGTATTTTCATTTACAGCCTACGTTTCTATCACACATAATGATTTCAAAATATGTACAGAATTTAGTGGTCcacctgtttttgtgtgttttctcctTAGAGTGTTGCAGTGTCTCATGGGATAGACTAATTTAAGGCCTTTCATCCAATTTTAATTCTCTGGATAGTAAAAATCCTTTgggtattttattatttatttatttatgtgtttttttaatttagaaatCGTGAAATGCAGCACAGCTGGATACAAACACGGCGGTCTGCATTTATCTCATATCAATGAAAATGTCAGTATTTCCATAAATCAAAGCTAATTTGCACAAGTAGGAGCATTTATATTGGAAAGCCAATCACTTACGATGTGTGTGAACTGATGCTGTTACAGTTGTTGACACTTGTTTTGTGCTGCAGCTTTGTGTAGACAAGCAGGAAACAAGTGATATGTTTTAAGctgtgtctgttttgttttaaactgaaTAATCTATTGCTCTTTTCACACTTGCATGCATGACAAAAGCAGCCTCCGAGCATGAGGGTGAGGAAATTGTTTCATCTCTGCTAATTGAATCATTATAGAAATGTTCTCTGGGTGCAGTGAATAAACATGCAGACTTAGTCTTAAATTCAACATTTTATGGAACTCTAAATTGATTTAACTCAGTCTGGCACCATTTAGTACATGCATTGGTACCTGGAGTTATATTTAGTTTTATATACAGATGTTCAAATAATGACAAACATATTACTTTAAAGCTTTGCTCAAGTAATGTTAGTTCATTAAGATTTTCACTCACCATCAATTTTGACCTTGAGAATATAGTCTCTGTAAAATTTTCGTCCATTGCCAGGTTTAAGAGCGTCGCACACCTTGGTGGAGTTTGGGCACAAGGCTTGCCTCATGTTATGTAAGGCAGTAGCCATTGCATAGACAGCATTCACTAC
This genomic interval from Oreochromis niloticus isolate F11D_XX linkage group LG5, O_niloticus_UMD_NMBU, whole genome shotgun sequence contains the following:
- the grm2a gene encoding metabotropic glutamate receptor 2, which translates into the protein MSLGKAPVLGVRPVPRPLWLSHLSLLCLCVSLFAQAPQGLPVVGYNTDTKKEITLEGDLMIGGLFPVHQKGEGAEDCGKINAQRGIQRLEAMLLALDEINKDEHILPGLRLGAHILDTCSKDTYALEQSLEFVRASLTKVDDSEYTCPDGSYAIHDDVPLAISGVIGGSYSDVSIQVANLLRLFQIPQISYASTSAKLSDKSRYDYFARTVPPDFYQAKAMAEILRYFNWTYVSTVASEGDYGETGIDAFQQEARARQICIATSAKVSRSMSRWSYENVIRSLQQKSTAKVVILFTRSEDARELLVAANRMNVTFTWVASDGWGAQESVVRGSEAVADGAFTIELSSYQIPKFNDYFTSLHPYNNTRNPWFREFWENQFQCSLHDLGCGKHSLREVPFQPESKIMFVVNAVYAMATALHNMRQALCPNSTKVCDALKPGNGRKFYRDYILKVKIDAPFRPPDRDNIVRFDTFGDSLGRYNIFHYHKDGERYVYRKVGYWAQSLSLNHSLIPWPGDVAPTSQCSDPCRKNEVKSMQPGDVCCWICIPCQPYQYLHDEFTCADCSFGQWPLANLTGCYDLPEEYIRWEDAWAIGPVTIACLGIMCTLFVIGLFLKHNETPVVKASGRELSYILLLGVLMCYCMTFIYIAKPSTAVCTLRRLGLGTSFAVCYSALLTKTNRIARIFSGVKDGAQRPRFISPASQVAICGALISCQLVVVVVWLLVETPGVRKEVNPERRDVVTLKCNSKDSSMLMSLTYNCILIILCTVYAFKTRKCPENFNEAKFIGFTMYTTCIIWLAFQPIFYVTASDYRVQTTTMCISVSLSGSVVLGCLFAPKIHIILFQPQKNVSTLRVNTTRFSVNTGPGSSFSQASASNVVPTVCNGREVVDSTTSSL